The sequence CACCCGCTGGAGGGACCGGGACGCCATGAAGGCCTACTTCCAGTCGGAGGACTTCCAGCGGGCGAAGGGGGCCAGCGCGTCCCAGGAGGACGCCACCTTCACGATGTACGAGGTCGTGGCCACCTGAGCAGTTCCCAATCGCCCCCGGGTCGTCTAAGGGCGGTGCACCATGGCTGAACGTCTTGCCCTATTCGCCACCGCCGCGCGTGGCACCGAGGACCTGCTCGCCGAGGAGCTGAAGGAGCTTGGCGCGAAGCGCATCCGCCAGGACCGCGGCGGCGTGCGCTTCATGGCCGCGCTCGACGAGGCCCTCAACGTCTGCCTCTGGTCCCGCATCGCCATGCGCGTGCTCTACCCGCTGGGCGAGTTCGACGCCCACGGCGCCCAGGGTCTCTACGACGCGGTGGCCAGCGTCCCGTGGGAGGAGCACCTCACCACGAACGTGACGTTCGCCGTGGACGCGAACCTGAAGGACACCGAGCACGCGCACTCCGGCTTCGTGGCCCTGAAGGTGAAAGACGCCATCGTGGACCGCCTGCGCGACAAGCTGGGCTCGCGGCCGGACGTGGACACGCGCAACCCGGACGTGTCCGTGGTGGCGCACCTGGTGAAGGAGAAGCTGTCGCTCTCCCTGGACCTCGTCGGAGAGCCGCTGCACCGGCGCGGCTACCGCGTGCGCCCCACCCCCGCGCCCCTGAAGGAGAACCTGGCCGCGGCCCTGCTGCGCGCGGCGGGCTACACCGGCACGGAGGCGCTGGTGGACCCCATGTGCGGCTCGGGCACCCTCGTCATCGAGGGCGGCCTCATCGCGCGCAAGCGCGCCCCCGGCATCAACCGGAGCTTCGCGGTGGAGCGCTGGCCGCACCTGGGCACGCGCGCGAAGGAGCTGCTCGCGGACCTGCGCGCGGATGCACGGCGCAACGAGCGCAAGGTGGAGGTCCCCATCCTCGGCTTCGACAAGAGCGACGAGGCGCTGGAGGCCGCGGACCGCAACGTGAAGGCGGCCCGGCTGGGCGAGGAGATCACGCTCGCGGAAGGTGACGCGACGAAGCTGCCGCCCCTTCCCGAGGGCGGAGGGCTCATCCTCACCAACCCGCCCTACGGTGACCGGCTCGGCTCCGGTGGCCAGAAGGGCATGAAGACCTTCTACTTCAAGCTGGGTGACAGCCTGCGCGCGCTGCCGGGCTGGCGCGTCTGGGTGCTGTCCGGCAACCCCGCCTTCGAGAGCGCCTTCCACGCGCGCCCCATGGCCCGGCGCGACGTGTGGAACGGCCCCATCCCCTGCACGCTCCTGGGCTACCGCGCCCCGCCGCTGCCCCCCGGCTCAAAGCCGGTTCTCGGAACGCCGGGCGAGTCGCTGGAGGTTGCTCCGGTGCGTCCAGAGCATCAGGACGAATAGCCCCGCGGTGAGCAGCACGTACTCGCGGGAGCGCGCGGTGAGGAACGCGGTGGCGATGGCGACCACCGCCGCGGACAGAGAGCCCACGGAGCTCACGCGCCACCGGGCCACCACCAGCCCGTAGATGATGGCCCCCGCGAGCGCCGCCTTGGGCACCAGCACCACCAGCACGCCCAGCGCGGTCGCCACGCCCTTGCCGCCCTGGAGCTTGAGCCACACCGGGTACACGTGCCCCAGCACCGCGGCCAGGCCCACCAGCGCGTGCGCCCGCGCGTCCCCGGGCATGAAGTGCACGGCCAGCCCCACCGGCAGCACGGCCTTGAGCGCGTCCAGCAGCAGCACCACCGCGCCCAGCTTCTTGCCGGCGACGCGCGTGACGTTGGTGGCGCCGATGTTGCCGCTGCCGCTGGCGCGCACGTCCACTCCGCGAAACCACCGCGTCAGCAGCACGCCGAAGGGGACGGAGCCGCAGAGGTAGCCCAGCAGGAGGAACGCGGAGAGCACGGAAGAGGACAGGGTCCCGCCCTTCAGGACAGCAGGTGCGGGAAACGGGTGTGCACCACGACGTAGGCGTAATTCACCAGCAACACCAGCGGGAACGCGATGCGCACCCACAGCCACTCGCGCTCGTCCAGCTCCACCTCCGGGATGGGCAGCGCGAAGAGGAAGTGCAGCACCGTCACCAGCGCGGCCAGCGCGAACAGCAGCGCGCACACGGTGCCCAGGGGGTTGGCCTCCCACGCGCCCGGGATGTTGAAGTGCGCGACGCGGTCCGCCACGCGGGTGAGCCCACAGCCCAGGCAGGGCCAGCCCGTGTGCTCGCGCAGCACACAGCCCCAGAACGGGATGATGCGGGCCACGGGGACGTAGCGCCCCACGAGCAGCCCACCCAGCCCGACGAGCCCGAGCCATTCGAATGTCCCCAACCGTCGGTTGGGAGCGGGGATGGTGACCTTCATGCGCACCTCACGCCGAGTGTGCGGGATAGGTCGCGAGGATGGAAGGGGCGCCTTGCCGGGCCCGGGAAACCTGGGCTAAGCGAACGGGCATGCACATGCTCCGCACCGCCCTCGTGATGCTGGTCGCCGCTCCCCTCGTGGCCCTCGCGGCGGACAAGACGCCCGCGCCCGCCAAGGCCAAGTCCGAAGCGGCCGCGAGCGACTGCCACCACCCCGCCGACGCCAAGACGCCCGAGGCCGCCAAGGCCGCCAGCTCCGGCGCCTGGACGCTCACCCGCGGCGAGCCCCTCAAGGGCGAACCCACGGTGAAGCTCGCGGAGCTGCTCGCGAAGCCCCAGGCCCACGACGGCAAGGTCGTCCGCGTGGAGGGCCAGGTGCGCAAGGCGTGTGAGAAGAAGGGCTGCTGGCTGGAGCTGGCCCAGGACGCCAAGAGCCCCGGCGTGCGCGTGACGTTCAAGGACTACGGCTTCTTCGTCCCGCTGGACTCCGCGGGCTCGCAGGCGCGCGTGGAGGGCGTGGTGAAGGTCGCGGAGCTGAGCGACGCCCACGCGAAGCACTACGAGGCGGAAGGCGCCATCGTCCCGCGCGGCGCCGACGGCAAGCCCCGCGAGGTTCAGCTCGTGGCCTCCGGCGTCGAGCTGCGCCGCTAACCGCGATGGGTGGACGCAGCTTCAGCATGCGGGGCGTGCAGGGCGCGGCCGACCGGGCCGTGCAGCACGCCCGCGCGTGGCTCCTGGAGACGGAGCCCGGCTCGCGCGTGCACGACGTGCAGCTGGATCCGCGCTTCCAGCACCGGGGCGTGGACCTGCTCTGGGAGCTGCCCACCGGAGAGGTGCGAGGCATCGAGGTGAAGGGCGACCGGCAGGCCACCCGCCGCCGCTACTTCTTCGAGCTCATCTCCAACCTGGAGAAGGACACCCCGGGCTGCTTCCTCTACAGCGGCGCGGACCTGATGCTGTACGTGTTCCTCACGCAGGGCGAGCTGCACGCGCTGCCCCTGCCCCGGGTGCGCGAGTGGTTCCTCCCCCGCGCGAAGGAGTACGACCTCAAGCACGCCTTCACCCAGACGGGCGCCATCCGCTACACCACCGTGGGCGCCGTGGTGCCCGTGCGGGACGTGGCGGAAGGCGTGCCCGGCGTCGTCACGGTGAAGCTCAAGCGCGCGGCGCCAGAGGCCCCGGAGTCCCAGGGCCCCCGGCGCACGGGGACTTGAGCAGCCCGGTCGCCTAGCGGCGGCGCTGGGGCTGCGCGTGCTGGTGACGGTGCGCCCGGTGGCCCGGGTGCATCTTGTCGTGCAGGGCCTCCAGCCGCTCCTGCGTGCCCATCAGCTCCAGCAGCGCGGACCGGTCGTTCTGCTGCTTGAAGACGTGCTCCAGGCGGGGCACCAGGTCGAGCGCCAGGTGGATGTCGTTGGACTTCTCCGCCTCCGCCAGCAGGCCCCGGCCCTCGACGTTCGCGTCGATCCACGCCTGCAGGTGGATGAGGCCGTCCACCGCCAGCAGGCGGGAGATGGGCGCGCGCGCCGTGTCGTGGATGAGGTTCTTGAGGTCCTGGATGGCGGGCTCGCGCTCGCCCTTCGCGGCGCGGACCACCGCCTGGGAGATGCCGCGCCGGTCGGGCAGCAGGAACTCCTCCACGTCGGCGAAGGCCGACGCGTCGTCCAGGTGCCCCTGGGCCGCCAGCGACTCCGCCAGGCTGTCGAACAGCTCCGCGTCCTTCTCCGAGAAGGGCGCCAGCGCCTCCTGGAGGAACGGCTGGGGCAGCGCGCCCTTGTCATCCACCGTCAGCTTCGAGCGCAGCGCCTTCACGTGCTCGAAGGCGGAAGCCACGGGGGCCTCCTTCGCGCCGTTGAGCTTGTGCACCAGCACCTGCATCAGCGTCGCCAGCGCCTGCGTGAAGTCCTGCGGGGACACGCGGTCCGGCATCCACCGGCGCCACAGCTCCACGGCCGCGGCCACGACGTAGTCCTTGAAGGGGCCGGTGCCCTTCCACTTCGCCGCCCACTGCTGGGCGATGCCGAGCGGATAGGCGGACTCCGCCAGCTTGCGGTAGTCCTCTTCGCCCACGGGGACGCCGTAGTGCCCCAGCGTGCCCAGCAGGGCCTCCGTCGAGTAGTCCTTGAGGCCCGTCTTCTGCCACGACTTTTCCACGCGCTGCGTGCTCACCAGATGCTCTCCGAGGCCATGCGAGTGCCGGCCATCGGCCCCGCTGGCCGTCTTCTAGCGAAAGCGGAGCCCGGCGAATACGGCCTTTGCGGGCCCCGTCAGGCGGCGGACGGCTGGGGCGGTGGGCGACCCGGCACGATGGGCCACACCGTGGGCTGGCGCCGCCCGTCCTCCACGCGGCGGGCCAGGTACGGCTCGCACCCGCGCTCCTGGAATGCCCGCTTCCACGCGGCGAAGCTGCCTCCCGCGCGCCAGGCGTCCATGGCGGCCAGCCCGGCCTCCGGGCCGCACTGGGCCAGCATGTACTCCACCCAGGCCCAGCGCGCGGACGTGGGCCGCACCTCCGCCCGCCCGCGCAGGCCCTTGCGCAGCCGCTCCAGCTTGTTCTCCACCTCACGCAGCCCCGCGAAGGGCGCCCCGTCCAGCGGCGTGTTGCGCTTGGCCACGAAGGGCGCCACCCCCAGCGCCACGGGCAGGATGCGCGACAGCTCCGTGGTGAAGCGGATCAACTCGTCGATGTCCGCGTCCTCCTCATGCGGGAGGCCCACCACGTTGTAGACCTTGAGCTGCTTCATGCCCGCGGTGCGAGCGAACTGCGCGGCCCGGACGATCTGCTCTTCGGAGTGCTTGCGGTCCACCAGGTCCCGCATCTTCTGCGAGGCCCCGTCCGCGGCCACCGTGAGGTTCGTCGCCCCGCCCCGCCGCAGCTGATCCACCAGCTCCTGCGTGAGCCGGTCCGCGCGCAGCGAGGACACGCCCACCTCGCGCCCTGAATCCACGAGGGTGCGCAGGAGCTCCACGATGCGCGGGTGGTCCGTCACCGCCGCGCCCACCAGCCCCACGCGCTTCGCATGGTCCGGGATGAGCGACAGGATGCGCTCCGGGGGCACCGTGCGCATGCCGCCATTCGTCGTGCGGCGCATGACGCAGTAGTGGCAGCCGCGCGAGCAGCCCCGCTCCGGCTCGATGAGGAACATCGAGCGCAGCTCCGTGTGCGGCGTGATGATCTGCGTGCGAGCCGGCAGCCGGGCGTCCGTCGCCTTCGCCACGTGGTAGCGCGCCCCGCCGCCCCGCCCGGGCACCCGGAAGCCCGGGACCTTCGCCAGGTGATCCAGCAGCGCCTCGCGCTCCATGGAGGCCGCGGCCTCCAGCAGCACGTGGATCAGATCCTCCGCCTCCCCCTGGACGAGCACGTCCACGAAGGGCTCCAGCGGATCCGGGTTGGAGAACGTCAGCGGGCCGCCCGCCACCACCAGCGGATGCCTTGCATCCCGCTCCGAGGCAAGAACCGGCAAACCAGACAACTCCAACATCGTGAACAAACCCGTGAGTTCCAATTCGTAAGCCACGGAGAATGCAAGCATTTCAAAGCCAGACACCGGTGCCTGGGATTCCCAGGTAAACAATGGCGTCCTTATTCTCTTGTATGTCTCGACATCATCCGGAAGAAAGACACGCTCCGCGGTCGCGCCCGCGTGCGCATGCACCTCCCGGTAGATGGCCTGGTAGCCCAGCGAGCTCATGCCCACGTGGTAGGGGCTCGGGTAGC comes from Corallococcus macrosporus and encodes:
- a CDS encoding THUMP domain-containing class I SAM-dependent RNA methyltransferase; protein product: MAERLALFATAARGTEDLLAEELKELGAKRIRQDRGGVRFMAALDEALNVCLWSRIAMRVLYPLGEFDAHGAQGLYDAVASVPWEEHLTTNVTFAVDANLKDTEHAHSGFVALKVKDAIVDRLRDKLGSRPDVDTRNPDVSVVAHLVKEKLSLSLDLVGEPLHRRGYRVRPTPAPLKENLAAALLRAAGYTGTEALVDPMCGSGTLVIEGGLIARKRAPGINRSFAVERWPHLGTRAKELLADLRADARRNERKVEVPILGFDKSDEALEAADRNVKAARLGEEITLAEGDATKLPPLPEGGGLILTNPPYGDRLGSGGQKGMKTFYFKLGDSLRALPGWRVWVLSGNPAFESAFHARPMARRDVWNGPIPCTLLGYRAPPLPPGSKPVLGTPGESLEVAPVRPEHQDE
- the plsY gene encoding glycerol-3-phosphate 1-O-acyltransferase PlsY is translated as MLSAFLLLGYLCGSVPFGVLLTRWFRGVDVRASGSGNIGATNVTRVAGKKLGAVVLLLDALKAVLPVGLAVHFMPGDARAHALVGLAAVLGHVYPVWLKLQGGKGVATALGVLVVLVPKAALAGAIIYGLVVARWRVSSVGSLSAAVVAIATAFLTARSREYVLLTAGLFVLMLWTHRSNLQRLARRSENRL
- a CDS encoding DUF2752 domain-containing protein, whose translation is MKVTIPAPNRRLGTFEWLGLVGLGGLLVGRYVPVARIIPFWGCVLREHTGWPCLGCGLTRVADRVAHFNIPGAWEANPLGTVCALLFALAALVTVLHFLFALPIPEVELDEREWLWVRIAFPLVLLVNYAYVVVHTRFPHLLS
- a CDS encoding DUF4920 domain-containing protein, with product MHMLRTALVMLVAAPLVALAADKTPAPAKAKSEAAASDCHHPADAKTPEAAKAASSGAWTLTRGEPLKGEPTVKLAELLAKPQAHDGKVVRVEGQVRKACEKKGCWLELAQDAKSPGVRVTFKDYGFFVPLDSAGSQARVEGVVKVAELSDAHAKHYEAEGAIVPRGADGKPREVQLVASGVELRR
- a CDS encoding radical SAM protein, which codes for MEGRYELIEHVCSLLADEVGTLRKEAPYRVALCYPSPYHVGMSSLGYQAIYREVHAHAGATAERVFLPDDVETYKRIRTPLFTWESQAPVSGFEMLAFSVAYELELTGLFTMLELSGLPVLASERDARHPLVVAGGPLTFSNPDPLEPFVDVLVQGEAEDLIHVLLEAAASMEREALLDHLAKVPGFRVPGRGGGARYHVAKATDARLPARTQIITPHTELRSMFLIEPERGCSRGCHYCVMRRTTNGGMRTVPPERILSLIPDHAKRVGLVGAAVTDHPRIVELLRTLVDSGREVGVSSLRADRLTQELVDQLRRGGATNLTVAADGASQKMRDLVDRKHSEEQIVRAAQFARTAGMKQLKVYNVVGLPHEEDADIDELIRFTTELSRILPVALGVAPFVAKRNTPLDGAPFAGLREVENKLERLRKGLRGRAEVRPTSARWAWVEYMLAQCGPEAGLAAMDAWRAGGSFAAWKRAFQERGCEPYLARRVEDGRRQPTVWPIVPGRPPPQPSAA